The Vreelandella piezotolerans genomic interval AGAGGCGTACATGGCTTTGGGGCATCATGATACGGGCCACGGCGATGGCGCGGATGAACGCCAGCGGGTCTAAATCCTCGACGTTTTCCAGCGGTGTCCCCGGTACTTTGACCAGCATGTTGATAGGCACCGATTCAGGATGCGGCGAGAGCTTGGCCAACTGCTGCAGCAATGCGCTGCGATCCTGTGCGCCCTCACCCATGCCTAAAATGCCGCCGGAACACACTTTCATACCGGCGTCGCGCACGGTGGCCAGGGTCTCCAGGCGGTCGCTGTAGGTGCGGGTAGTGATGATTTCGCCGTAGAAGTCGGGGGAGGTATCGAGGTTGTGGTTGTAGTAGTCGAGCCCGGCAGCGGCCAGCCGCGTGGCCTGCTCGCCGTCGACCATGCCCAGCGTCATGCAGGTCTCGAGCCCTAGCGCCTTTACCTGGCGCACCATCTCTTCCACCGCCACTAAATCTTTATCCCGTGGGCTACGCCATGCGGCCCCCATGCAAAAGCGGCTGGCGCCTGCTTCTTTAGCTGCTTTGGCCTGCGCCACCACCTTCTCGATTTCCAGCAGCTTCTCTTTTTCTAACTGGGTGTTGTAGTGACCCGATTGGGGACAGTACTTGCAGTCCTCCGGGCAAGCCCCGGTTTTGATCGACAGCAGGGT includes:
- the bioB gene encoding biotin synthase BioB, coding for MTATSTSSHAADAAPRYDWTLDEINALFALPFNDLLFRAQQVHRAHFDANAVQVSTLLSIKTGACPEDCKYCPQSGHYNTQLEKEKLLEIEKVVAQAKAAKEAGASRFCMGAAWRSPRDKDLVAVEEMVRQVKALGLETCMTLGMVDGEQATRLAAAGLDYYNHNLDTSPDFYGEIITTRTYSDRLETLATVRDAGMKVCSGGILGMGEGAQDRSALLQQLAKLSPHPESVPINMLVKVPGTPLENVEDLDPLAFIRAIAVARIMMPQSHVRLSAGREQMSESTQALAFLAGANSIFYGDKLLTTGNPQAERDRALFAKLGLHPERRDTCEDDTQHSERLAQQAQRNAQAERAAALAVDASV